The Niastella koreensis GR20-10 genome includes a window with the following:
- a CDS encoding winged helix-turn-helix domain-containing protein → MRVNSAFTGFFSNRLVMIPAIAIAMPAIFFIALSFTKHSDRDLQVKRVNLIIRQIGHRLLLQAGDSTSRVLPVTEVKEGTFLLKFEHEFIFNHDSLVVLTKSLLPKTQFPSGYTVTVHDCTTGDIAFGFQLNNTFPDILACSRRSQPPGCYTIEFTFNSAQVDPLETKPTPSGFKTTTSGNLLSNVIYGGILLLLCVALLSGRVWKKATPGPVENQNNSIVKKSVPELAALGKFLVDPENQRLLLGSEVISLTTKEYKVLELLNKSFGELVPRETLMQEIWINEGVITGRSLDMFISKLRKKLSHDPELRITNVHGRGYKLEIPGIFNS, encoded by the coding sequence ATGCGTGTAAACTCAGCTTTTACCGGCTTTTTCAGTAACCGGTTGGTGATGATCCCCGCCATTGCCATCGCAATGCCCGCTATTTTTTTTATTGCCTTGTCTTTCACAAAACATTCCGATCGCGACTTACAGGTGAAGCGGGTAAACCTCATTATCCGTCAGATTGGGCACCGGCTGCTGCTGCAGGCGGGCGACTCCACTTCACGGGTATTGCCGGTTACCGAAGTTAAAGAAGGTACGTTTCTGCTCAAATTCGAACATGAATTTATTTTTAATCACGATTCGCTCGTTGTGCTAACAAAGAGCCTGCTTCCCAAAACACAGTTCCCTTCCGGTTACACCGTTACGGTACATGATTGCACCACAGGCGACATCGCCTTTGGCTTCCAGCTAAATAATACCTTTCCAGACATCCTTGCTTGCAGCCGCAGAAGTCAGCCACCAGGTTGTTACACGATCGAATTTACTTTTAATTCGGCCCAGGTTGATCCATTGGAAACCAAGCCAACACCTTCAGGCTTCAAAACCACCACTTCCGGCAACCTGTTAAGTAATGTAATATATGGTGGCATACTGTTGCTGTTGTGTGTTGCCTTATTATCTGGGCGTGTTTGGAAAAAAGCAACACCGGGGCCAGTGGAGAATCAAAACAATTCTATAGTAAAAAAGTCGGTTCCGGAATTGGCTGCGCTGGGAAAATTTTTAGTCGATCCCGAGAATCAGCGTTTACTATTGGGAAGTGAGGTAATTAGCCTTACCACCAAAGAATACAAGGTGCTGGAATTGCTCAATAAAAGTTTCGGGGAACTGGTCCCCCGGGAAACACTGATGCAGGAAATCTGGATCAACGAAGGAGTTATCACCGGCCGCAGCCTGGACATGTTTATCTCCAAACTTCGAAAGAAACTAAGCCATGACCCGGAACTGAGAATAACGAATGTTCATGGCAGGGGGTACAAGCTCGAAATACCCGGAATATTCAACAGTTAG
- a CDS encoding InlB B-repeat-containing protein, with protein MKRILALSLNALLLFCSCQKSSNDSPAPVTNSDSAAVTVVNGYGSGTYKIGDTVHIWGNPTSDNYVFDQWTGYTSLLQNSGEWHNIFIMPAQNVTVTASQKAITPLSLKYEKIKGVNVSKNVYSCFPASQKGVVFLLHGSNGSALNLVTNYEWIQMMKDLVTAGYGIIVTEAEEVSLNSDINGNGSLQWKTSPVDSTTNVDMGNIKAIRDTFYTRGSVNRSLPLYSIGMSNGGAYSCCLSYLFKFKTGVSYCAQAYKVIFDVSTIPYQFCMAKNDDQPEVGPTGNADALTYSQGLSSRGICSKYFINDRSPVYPERFARESDISVATSTAFFKELKNNNWLTSKNFIKANSDSVSKICLANSAAYPTYNSLNVLQRYFVNMQIDVMFAGHQFYSDLNKTTIKFLNSGCQ; from the coding sequence ATGAAACGCATTTTAGCCCTTAGCCTGAACGCTTTACTATTATTCTGTTCCTGTCAGAAGTCGTCCAATGATTCCCCTGCGCCAGTCACTAATTCAGACAGCGCTGCCGTTACCGTTGTAAACGGTTATGGAAGCGGCACTTACAAGATCGGTGATACCGTGCATATTTGGGGAAATCCCACATCGGATAATTACGTATTTGACCAGTGGACGGGCTACACCAGTTTGTTGCAGAACAGCGGTGAATGGCATAATATATTTATTATGCCGGCGCAGAATGTGACTGTAACCGCCAGCCAAAAGGCCATTACGCCGCTTTCGTTGAAGTATGAGAAGATCAAAGGCGTGAACGTTTCAAAGAACGTATATTCCTGTTTTCCCGCTTCGCAAAAAGGAGTGGTTTTTCTGTTGCATGGCTCCAATGGCAGTGCGCTGAACCTGGTTACCAATTATGAGTGGATACAAATGATGAAAGACCTGGTAACGGCCGGGTATGGCATCATTGTTACAGAAGCGGAAGAAGTGTCTTTGAACAGTGATATAAACGGTAATGGCTCCCTGCAATGGAAAACAAGCCCGGTTGATAGTACCACCAATGTTGATATGGGCAATATAAAAGCCATTCGCGATACATTTTATACAAGAGGTTCTGTTAACCGGTCGTTGCCTCTGTATTCGATCGGCATGAGCAATGGCGGCGCCTATTCCTGCTGCTTATCGTATTTGTTCAAATTTAAAACAGGCGTGTCTTATTGTGCGCAGGCATATAAAGTGATCTTTGATGTATCTACCATCCCTTACCAGTTCTGCATGGCAAAGAACGACGACCAGCCCGAAGTGGGCCCTACCGGTAATGCCGATGCACTTACTTATTCGCAGGGACTCAGCAGCCGCGGCATATGCAGCAAATATTTTATAAATGACCGTAGCCCGGTTTATCCCGAGCGGTTTGCGCGGGAATCTGATATCAGCGTTGCTACTTCCACGGCGTTTTTCAAAGAGTTAAAGAATAACAACTGGCTTACCAGTAAAAACTTTATAAAAGCAAACTCTGACAGTGTTTCAAAAATTTGCCTGGCTAATTCAGCTGCCTATCCAACTTATAATTCATTGAATGTGCTGCAGCGTTATTTTGTAAACATGCAGATAGATGTGATGTTCGCAGGGCACCAGTTCTACAGCGATCTTAACAAAACCACGATAAAGTTTCTCAATTCGGGATGTCAGTAA
- a CDS encoding M28 family metallopeptidase yields MRKFLIAFCFIPLASLAQEKVDLDMIGKIKKEGTDNSHVMEIAFHLTDVSGPRLTASPGFMRAANWAKDEFTKMGLVNAQLEPWGEFGKGWQQEHCYVAMTAPYYQPLLAIPRAWTGGTPGKKMLSGEIVLLKIKDTLDFAPYTGKLKGKIVMIWTPTTLKPSFEADAGRFTDSALEKMAAAEPKPQVESRRRQQTGNWVPVEMQRRINQLLNKEKPALILSFNPNGNDGTVFVGGGGSYAKDAEEVPANVMLSSDDYLRLQRLIGNGQKVEIEADVKTSFYKDDLKAYNVLAEIPGTDPTLKSEVVMMGGHLDSWHAATGATDNAAGCAVMMEAVRILKALNVQPRRTIRIALWSGEEEGLFGSRNYVKNHFADPAKMELMPEHSTISAYYNLDNGSGKIRGVYLQQNQQVRPIFNSWLAPFNDMGAKTLTIDNTGGTDHLSFDAVGIPGFQFIQDKLEYDTRTHHTNMDTYDHLVADDLKQAAIIVASFVYNTAQRDAKIPRKELPKP; encoded by the coding sequence ATACCACTCGCATCGTTAGCCCAGGAAAAAGTTGACCTGGACATGATCGGCAAAATCAAAAAAGAAGGAACAGATAATTCGCATGTCATGGAAATTGCCTTTCATCTAACGGATGTAAGTGGTCCGCGTTTGACCGCCTCGCCTGGTTTTATGCGTGCTGCCAATTGGGCTAAGGATGAGTTTACAAAAATGGGCCTGGTAAATGCCCAACTGGAACCCTGGGGAGAGTTTGGTAAAGGCTGGCAACAGGAGCATTGCTATGTAGCCATGACGGCGCCCTATTACCAACCCTTACTGGCTATTCCACGCGCCTGGACGGGTGGAACTCCTGGTAAAAAGATGCTTAGTGGTGAGATTGTTTTATTGAAAATAAAAGACACGCTTGATTTTGCACCATATACAGGTAAGTTAAAAGGAAAGATTGTGATGATATGGACGCCAACTACACTGAAACCGTCCTTTGAAGCTGATGCCGGCCGGTTTACAGATTCTGCGTTGGAAAAGATGGCTGCAGCCGAACCCAAGCCACAGGTCGAAAGCCGCCGCCGGCAGCAAACGGGCAATTGGGTACCGGTTGAGATGCAACGCCGGATCAATCAGCTGCTGAATAAGGAAAAGCCTGCATTGATCTTAAGCTTTAACCCAAATGGAAACGATGGGACCGTATTTGTAGGCGGGGGCGGCTCTTATGCGAAAGATGCAGAAGAAGTTCCAGCCAACGTCATGTTGTCAAGCGATGATTACCTGCGTTTGCAACGCCTGATAGGTAATGGTCAGAAAGTGGAAATTGAGGCGGATGTAAAAACTTCGTTTTACAAGGATGATCTCAAAGCGTATAATGTGCTGGCGGAGATACCCGGAACAGATCCCACCCTTAAAAGTGAAGTGGTGATGATGGGCGGTCATCTTGATTCCTGGCATGCAGCTACAGGAGCAACCGATAACGCGGCAGGTTGTGCTGTAATGATGGAAGCTGTTCGCATTCTGAAAGCCCTGAACGTGCAGCCACGCCGTACCATTCGCATTGCGTTGTGGAGTGGGGAAGAAGAAGGGTTGTTCGGCTCCCGCAATTATGTAAAGAATCACTTTGCCGACCCAGCCAAAATGGAGCTGATGCCGGAGCATTCGACAATCTCGGCTTATTACAACCTGGACAATGGCAGCGGAAAGATCCGAGGCGTTTACCTGCAGCAAAATCAACAGGTGCGACCCATTTTTAACAGCTGGCTGGCCCCTTTTAATGATATGGGAGCCAAAACACTTACCATCGATAATACGGGCGGTACAGATCACCTGTCGTTTGATGCGGTTGGCATTCCCGGGTTTCAATTCATCCAGGACAAATTAGAATATGATACCCGTACGCATCATACCAATATGGATACTTATGATCACCTGGTTGCAGACGACCTGAAGCAAGCGGCCATCATTGTGGCCAGCTTTGTTTATAATACAGCTCAACGGGATGCAAAGATTCCCCGCAAAGAATTGCCCAAACCGTAG